In Candidatus Chlorohelix allophototropha, one DNA window encodes the following:
- a CDS encoding hybrid sensor histidine kinase/response regulator: MNARNQLLKKLCTIGLITVLAGMITITVTTFLFYQVWDAYVWGMLILSLLGVTFGSGLLLNNQPQLAERVMVYLLVGVVILAIMAFGNNLPLLTCTFLIPLIMGVVLLEKTESLILIASTTFIAVVLILYVSLVAPDTAIKSLSPSLVILSNSIITVLLIPTISSLILIPTLDRKRAQERLSAQKKQLEVVLRSITDAVIAIDATGKPLLFNPVAENMLGMTLSEAEGKTLEQLLPVNYGETTIGAYVARVLKSGRHMSFENKIFLSGQERMLSGSISPTRDSANQIIGAVVAFRDVTIRYLMDQELQKTGKLESLGVLAGGIAHDFNNILTVILGNIALASRLDGEESGEALEAAEKATNRATNLAQQLLTFARGGEPLRSNIQLEQMLREDGRFASHGSNVEVEFWFAPDLWGVVGDRGQLGQVIQNLVINAIQSQPSGGKVQIRGQNLILSEEMGLPLTAGKYVRISVQDWGSGIAPENLPKIFDPYFTTKQSGNGLGLAISYSIIRKHNGYIVVESERGKGATFHIYLPAVDNIVPDIVPNNEPIRSVRTGLRVLIMDDEAGIRRMVGRVLRHEGHTVAEASNGEEAIALYRQAQQAQQPFDVVLMDLTIPGGMGGKEAIQLLLEVDANARVIVSSGYSSDPVMAHYQEYGFKGMVAKPFNMKDLLRAIEAVMQVDSPSAQTELSASQ, from the coding sequence ATGAATGCCAGAAACCAATTACTCAAGAAGCTCTGCACCATTGGGTTGATTACCGTACTGGCTGGTATGATCACCATAACCGTAACCACTTTTCTTTTCTACCAAGTGTGGGATGCTTATGTCTGGGGTATGTTGATTCTGTCTCTGCTAGGGGTTACCTTTGGTTCCGGTTTGTTGCTTAATAACCAACCGCAACTGGCAGAGCGCGTAATGGTTTATCTGTTGGTAGGGGTGGTTATTCTTGCCATAATGGCTTTCGGCAACAACCTTCCGCTTCTCACATGTACCTTTTTAATACCGCTGATTATGGGTGTAGTGCTGCTGGAAAAAACCGAGTCGCTTATCCTGATCGCCTCAACCACATTCATTGCGGTGGTTTTAATCCTCTATGTATCGTTAGTCGCGCCCGATACAGCCATTAAATCGCTCTCCCCAAGCCTCGTGATACTCTCCAATTCGATCATTACTGTGTTGCTTATCCCGACGATTTCGTCGCTGATACTGATTCCAACCCTAGATCGCAAAAGAGCGCAGGAGCGGCTTTCCGCCCAGAAGAAACAACTCGAAGTAGTGCTGCGTTCGATTACCGACGCTGTTATTGCGATTGATGCCACCGGAAAGCCGCTTTTGTTCAATCCGGTCGCCGAAAATATGCTCGGTATGACTTTGTCGGAGGCAGAAGGTAAAACGCTGGAACAATTGCTGCCTGTCAACTACGGTGAAACTACTATCGGCGCGTATGTGGCACGAGTGCTGAAATCCGGTCGGCATATGTCGTTTGAAAACAAGATTTTTCTATCAGGGCAGGAAAGAATGCTGTCCGGTAGTATCTCGCCCACTCGTGACTCGGCTAACCAAATCATCGGGGCGGTGGTGGCTTTCCGCGATGTTACTATTCGTTATCTGATGGATCAGGAATTGCAGAAGACGGGTAAACTCGAATCGTTGGGGGTGCTGGCGGGTGGTATTGCTCACGATTTTAACAACATCCTCACCGTTATCTTGGGCAATATTGCGCTGGCTTCTCGGCTGGATGGCGAGGAATCGGGTGAAGCTTTGGAAGCTGCCGAGAAAGCCACCAACCGCGCGACCAACTTGGCGCAACAACTGCTCACTTTTGCAAGGGGTGGCGAGCCTCTCAGAAGCAATATTCAACTTGAGCAGATGCTACGTGAGGACGGCAGGTTTGCCAGTCACGGTTCCAACGTGGAAGTGGAGTTCTGGTTCGCCCCCGACCTTTGGGGGGTGGTAGGTGATCGGGGTCAATTGGGGCAGGTAATTCAGAATCTGGTGATAAACGCTATCCAGTCCCAACCCTCTGGGGGTAAAGTTCAGATTCGGGGGCAGAACCTGATTCTGAGCGAGGAAATGGGTCTGCCGCTAACCGCCGGGAAGTACGTCAGGATTTCGGTGCAAGACTGGGGTTCGGGTATTGCTCCCGAAAATCTCCCCAAAATATTCGACCCTTATTTTACCACCAAGCAGAGTGGAAATGGATTGGGACTGGCTATCAGCTATTCCATTATCAGGAAGCACAACGGGTATATAGTGGTGGAATCGGAGCGGGGCAAGGGCGCTACCTTCCATATTTATCTGCCTGCGGTGGATAACATCGTCCCAGATATTGTGCCAAATAATGAGCCGATTCGGTCGGTTCGAACCGGGTTGCGGGTGTTGATAATGGATGACGAAGCCGGTATCAGGAGAATGGTGGGGCGGGTATTGCGGCACGAAGGACATACGGTGGCGGAAGCCTCAAACGGGGAAGAAGCGATTGCGCTATATCGGCAGGCACAGCAAGCGCAACAGCCCTTTGATGTGGTGCTTATGGACTTGACTATACCCGGCGGTATGGGTGGCAAGGAGGCAATCCAGTTATTGCTGGAAGTGGACGCAAACGCAAGGGTTATCGTTTCCAGCGGCTATTCTTCCGACCCGGTGATGGCGCACTACCAAGAGTACGGTTTCAAGGGTATGGTAGCCAAGCCTTTTAACATGAAGGACTTGCTGCGTGCAATCGAGGCGGTGATGCAAGTCGATTCCCCATCCGCTCAAACCGAGTTATCGGCTTCGCAGTAA